TCAAAAGTGGCTTCCTGCAATTTTACATAGGAACTGCAGTTAAAGAATTGTAGCCTACCAATTGATCTGCAGTACGATGCTTGAATTCTAATGATATGTGAATGGCGTTAAAATACTAAAATAATATTATGTCCAGATTATCACCATTTCAAAATGACATAACCACCATAGATAACAAAAACTGAGTTATTTCTGCTCAGTTATTCTCATaagtgtgcgtgtgtgtgtttcCATACAGTCCTATAATGGCTTATATTACATTTAAGAAAAATGATAATTTATATCATTAAGCCTTAAGTCTACCAATTCATAAGCTATGGTTTGTGTTAGTTTTGAAGTCCACATAGCTGTTTCAGTGTTATGTGGGAGCTTGCATAATCAGTCCTTTAAAATGCTTTAAAATACAGGCTGAGAGAATGAGAAAGGGGACAACATGTATGACATGTTTACTATTTCGATATGAACTGGAATACGATTGCACAACTATATTCAACCAGTGATCTTTCTTGGAAAAAGAGATTGAACTAAATAAAAAATGCAGGCAAACCACACAATATTCTGGTAATTGAATCTAGCAACATCGTCCATCAAAGTAGTGGCTTCCCAAGGTAGTATTATACACTTGTGAATCGAcagcagatacacatttataTCTATGTTATCAAGCAAATATATCAGCAATTTGTATTTAAAGTCCCAAATCTTAAGCAATTATAATATATTTTAGGCAGTAGCTAGGTCAAATTGTTGTTGGTTGAAAAATCGAATCCATATTTGCAAAATCCCTtattgctactactactaaaataaaatctaATTTTCACTAACCACCACGAGTCCATAAGCACAAAAGGCAGGCAAAATCCAAAGTAGTATATCCCCAACAGTATGAAAAGATAAAAacagagagggagggagctCACTGCTGGCAACTCCGTGGCATCCGCATCAACCTCACTGGAGCATGCAGAAACATGTAGTCGCCTACGATGGTATGAAACCCTCAGCCTGCAGAGAGAGCACACAAGCTTATTAGCTTAGTCATCCCTGAGCTGAATCTGACACGAGAAGAGGCTAGTATGGAGCTTACCCTGTTGCCAATGCCCTGGGCTTTGAGGAAGTGAGGGAGACACGTGAAGGAGGCACAACACGGACGCAGTGACTGACTGAGAACGGCAGTGCCGTCAAGCAGCCGTAGGCCACAAGCGTCGTTGTCATTGGACAGCGGCTATTGGATTCAGTCCGCTTCTCTCTGGTTCCTCCTCAGGCTTGTGTGCTCTTGGCTGGCAGAATCGCTGAAAGTAAGCCTGCGCATTTGGTTAAATTTCAGCAAATACGGCATGGAATCAAAATACAGTTCAGTTTTGGTATCTAACACTGTTTCGGTAAAAACCAAAGTTGACACGAATTAGAAACAATGAGGTGACAACATTTTAGCTTTGTGTGCATGTCTGATACTTAATATCTTGAGATTGATCATCAAGCATATTTTAACATCTTATTGATTTTAAGAAATAATACTCACATCGATAAGCAAGCATGAGTAGAGCAATAGAAATTACACATAACAGCATAGCCAGTTTTTACTTTTCAGTGATCTAAATAGGATAGCAGGACACACATGGAATCAAAATACAGTTCAGTTTTCGTATATAACACTGTTTTGGTAAAAACCAAAGTTGACACGAATTAGAAACAATGAGGTGACAGTATTTTAGCTTCGTTTACATATCTGATGACTTAATATCTTGAGATTGATCATCAAGCATATTTGAACATATTATTGATTTTATAAGAAATAATACTCACATCGATAAGCAAGCATGAGTAGAGCAATAGAAATTACCCATAACAGCATAGCCAGTTTTTACATTTCAGTGATCTAAATAGGATAGCAGGACACACACAAGCATAGAGACAAGCCTAcaaccaaaataataatagaGTGTGACCTCCGTGACTTCATGACATGTACGCAAAAGCATAGCTACAAGTTTAGTACTGATTACTTATTAGAACAATCTGACAGGAGacggtgagagagagagagagcaagcGCTTAGGCAGCGAGCACCGGTGAGCGGAGTGGTGCCGGAGAAGATGCAGGGACCGGCAGCACCGCGGAGAGCCCAGAGCTGTGCAGGGATGGGATCAGAGGAGGGGCCGAGGAGGCCAGGCGCCTGGGCTTTCATGCCGCGTTTAGGGTTAGGCTTGCCGCGTCTCTGGTTCCCTGCTTCTCTCGTCTCGTGTCTTTTTTTAGCAGACACTTTTCTCATGTCGGGAGGAATGAGATTGACAGGCAACAAGCATGGGGCTGGGCCATTCTCTAAGCACACTTAGGcacttggtaaaaaaaaaagcacactTAGGCATTGTTTGATTGCTAGGGAACCAATCCTTAGTAGAATCAATTCATCAAGGGATTGGGTTGATCGCCCTCTCATCACCCATCCCCAAGGAGGTTGAATCCCTTTCTACACTCCTCTACTAGAAAGTTTGTTTGGATAAAATCAGGGTTCTATGGATTGGAAATGATTCAGGCAGTAGATGTGACGTCATGATTCATGAATGTGTTTTTTACAGCAGAATCATTTAAAATATGAATAACATTATTTAGCAGATTTCTCTATTTGAATTAAGCATACTTGTAAagatttttctattttcataCAAGCAGTTATTTctttaaataattatttctaacAAACGGCTATTTTCTGCTAGGAGCAGTTCGGTGCTGAAATGGACATACATAAAGAAGTGTTGTTCTGCTTTTCTAATGTCCGAAAAGTTGCTTCTGGATCCCAAGTTTCCTCAATCATGCTTTTCTAACAATTTGTTCCAATCAATACCAATGCTTGTTCAGTAGTTTGGATTGGAGAACAGGATCAAAGCAATATCAAAACCCTAGAAAAATCGTGCCCGAAGGAGCAGTCAAGGCAAAGGAGGAGGTCCAGGGTGGCAGACCCAGGATTTGACCAATTTGGAGCCAGATTTGAACgcacaataaaaaaattaacactGCATATAAAAAtttgccaaaagaaaaaacccaAATTGCTAATAAGATCTCATAAGTCATATCATCATTTTTTATATCATTTTCACGGTCTCAACAATCCTACATATTTACACACTAAGGAATCAATTTATCTATCACCACACTACCACAGGGCAATAATGCAATACCAATATGTCAATCAATCAATAATTCAATTTATCAACAGAATCAGGCAATAATTTGTTGACTGAATTGAGAAATCAATGATTCAGAATTTAGAACACGAAATTCAATAAGTAGCGCCGCCTACCTGAACTCGAGCTTTTGTTCTGCATCAAGCAATTTCTACGCCAAAAGTTTCTAATAAGAAAGCatacaagaagaaggcaattTGTAGCAGTAAGCATATATGACTCCAACCATATATATTTCCAGCTACCCATACCTAAAGACTGAAATTGTGAAAAAATTCAGTGCTTGTGCTAAAAACATTCCTAATTTGAGCAGACATACTTGTGATTCAAACCTCTGTCATCCGAAAAAATGCGGTTCTAACAGGGGTGGATTGGAAGAAAATTGAGATATAGAGGGTGGGAGAGGAAACTCACCTTGCCTGCGGGCTGCAGCGTCCTGGGGCAAAGGGTAGGGGGGAGGCGCGTGTATGGAGACGGATGTGCTTTCCGGGAGAAATcgggggacggcggcggctactGCTCCGCGGTGGAGTCGGGTTGTCGTCAGCGGCGTGGTCACGGGAGGAGGTCCGGCGGCTGGgtcgctggaggaggaggtacAGCCGTACAGGGACGGGATCGCGGAAGGAGATCGGGAGCTAGCAGTAGGATGGCGGAGGAGTAGACGGCGGGGTCCGCGGGGAGGTCcagccggcggcagcgcgtgGAGCAGCCATTCTCCCCTGTTCGCGCGGGTGCGGGGCTGCAGAGTGCACGGGGGAGAGGAGATTTtctatttccttttcttttttgtgataAGAGGAGGAGATACGGGACTGGAAAGACCGAAAGAGGGAGCGAAGCGAACCTGCGGGCCGGTGGCACAAAGTTCTCAGAAATGCACCCCGGCGAGGCATTCCTTCGAACACCCACAGGGTATCAGAAGTACAActccatccgccgccgccgcacacgCCAACGGGGCGTCCCGACGAGCGAGCCGCCATCTCTGCACACGCGCGCTGCTGCACGGGCGCCGCCACTGCTGGCCACAGCCCCGCTGCCTCTGCGCCGCCTCCGTTCGCCTACACGCGGGAGAAAGATAGAGAGGGAGCTAGAGGGGAGgccgggggagggaggagattgGATGCAATAGAGAGAGCCAGAGAGCAGGGGGCTAAGTCGGGCCGTCGGGGAGAGAGATAACGAGGAGTCGCCGCTGCCTGAGACTATGTAGGGCTCGTTTTTAATGCATTGACACACTGGATCCGGCTAATGCAGGGGGAGGAGGCAGGGCCAGGGGCTGACTGGAGAGAATCCTGtcggaggagggcgaggagaaAGGGGCGGGAACTGACCGGAGAGAATCCCCTCGCTCGTCgttagaggaggaggagtcggggtcggtggaggtggcagcagcGCACAAGGGAAGTTCTCGACGCAACTTGGCTCGGGGAAGAGAAGTCGACCGCTGCTACtggaggagccgaggaggtggTGCCGCGAGCCGCGAGACGTACTCGGGAGGCTGCGGCCGTGCGGCGGGACTCCTTCCCCTCCGGCCTCCGCCCCGCTCCAACAATTtcgctccctcctcctttccttttcGCTGGGGGAGGATTGTTTCCACGGTGGTTTTTGTCCACTGGAAAAGGCCAGTATCTGCTGGAGCCCGGCCCgctgtaaaaaaagagagagaaagagcgGGAACCCGCTGtcagaacaagaagaagaagagcgggAACCCGCTGTCACGCGCAAAGCAACgaggaggaaagagaagaggatCCAGgaggcgccgccaccgtgatCTACCAGCCGCTGGAGCTCATCTTGCCGGGCCACCATCTGTTAGATGTAATCCCGCACCTGCCGTCAAGGAGAAGGAAGGGCATCCGCCGCCCATCCCGCCCGCCCCCGGCCGCGCTGGCACACATCCCCCTGCCCCCGCCCGCCCTCTGCCTCGCGTGGATCGACAGCGCCACCGCACCTGCCGCTCGCCTCTTCACTCGTCGTGCAGGGAGAAGGGAAAGAGAAGGGAGGAACGTACCTTGGCGGGAGGAGCGGGAAGAGGACCGATTCCGTTGGCGCAGCAGCGATAGGGACTCCCAATCCGACGGACGAACCTGGGGGCTCCCGATGGGGATTTGGGGACCGGGTAGGAGTTGGATGGGTGTTCTGCATTTTTGCTGAAAACCCCCAAATATAACTATTGGGGGTCATTTGAATAGTCTGTTGGTGATGCTCTAAGAGGCGGCGGCCTGCACTCCACGGTTTGATGATGTCTACTGGTCACCATCATGTTGTGTCATTGTTGCTCCTTTCGATGCGCTGGTGACTGTGAAGGCTAGGTTGATTTTGACTTGTGAATATGGGAGTTGGGGATCCTTGTGACCTCattcttcttcgcctcgtgaCCTTAGTGTCTCCTGCATTCCTTCTGCCAGTTCCTCGGCGTGCCCGTTCGGCAACTCTCAGAGGCCTccattctcctcctcccttccctGCCATCCGCTCCCCAGATGCTAATTCATGTATGTAGAATTTTAGATATAAACATTTGGGGCTTGAGCTAAACGGCAAATTAttgatgtatatttttttgtggAAGGCATAGAGGCAAGCAGTGCACTTGTTTGAAGACCTCACATTGTTTTAATTTCGTACACGAGTAGCATCATTTTCCTCGCATAAACTATTTGCTCTACATAGTCAGGCCATCCTCTCTTTACTTATATTATCCCTAATCCCTGTGTGTTCGAGAATTAggtttatgtttttttcttttgcttccgTTGATTGTGTCGTGTCATAAATTTCCATTTATGTTCCTCTTTTGCTTCACCAGATCTGGCACCAGAAATTTCCTATGCAGCGTCCTTGATATCAAACTCAACAGGTATGCAGTAGATGTATTAGAGGCTAAATTATGTGTGCATCGGTAATAGATCaactgaaaacaaattaaaataaGTTATGGAGGAGCATAACTTTTAAAATGGTACTACAGGATAAAACAACAATAAGATGGTGTTTCCATTGCTAAAATCGAgtacttatttatttatgtgtTGGTACAAGTGAAATGACTACTGTGTGAATTATCTAGATTTATAATGCTCTTAGCAACCATCATCTTATCACAGTTTTACatagttttcttttctaacCAGAAAGTCACTGCCGTATATTCAGTTATTTGCATGTGTTTTGGACTGATATATGAACTATTCTCTAAAATAACTGTTTCTCAAACTTTTGATGATCATGCCATATACTGCTCTCTTTCTCCTCAATCGGTAAAATAGTCAGCTAGTATTGATACGTCGTTTGGTGGTTTTGCCAATACGGAGTAAAACAGTGTGGGTCTTCTTATGTCACCTGACTGATGGTTTCAATTATCTGCAACGGTAATCTGATATGATTTGTTTCAACTTTTCCTGATATTTTTCCCCTTTTAGAGCTAGGCTGGGATTGGATCGATACCTGCTATATATGTATGATTTTCCAAACTACTTGTGATGGATATCCATTTtctgatatgattttttttctgatttttccTGATAATTTTCGTGCCCTGGATTTCTTCCCCTCTCCCTTGTTTTGAAATTAGTGGCAAGAATATTTCTTGGTTCGGGAGATCTCCCCCATGGTGGAACGGGATCCCATGTGTTCCTGAAAATCCTCGGCAGGGGATTTTGGTGCCCCGTTTttttcttactccctccgatccatattaattgttgaaatattacatccatatttggacaaatttgagacaattaatatggatcagagagagtagtAAGTTAGCAACCAAACAAAGCCGTAATGAATAGGATGCAGCTCTTCTGCATCCTCTCCAGAAATCCTGCAAAATTGTTATTTGTTACCTACGATGTCTTGATCTCACCTGACACGAGAAGTGCAAGAATAACAGGTTCATAACTTTTCCGGAACAAAATTAATAAGCCACTATTACTGTTCACTACTCTGTGCAAATTTATACCATGCTATCCTAGTTCAACTAAATAATAGGTGAGATTACATTTTATGGTAGTATGAATTACAAGTATTGTGCAAAATAATCTgcacttttgtttttctcttgatGTGCTTGGGCTGTGCCAAAGGTATGCTGGTATTTGAAGGTCATGTGCCTTTTGTCCATGCTAGAGTTGCAACAAATAATTTGACGGCTCAAGCTGCAAGGCTGAATCTAAGGATGCAGAAGGAGATTGAACTTCTGCTTAGCGATCCACCTGCTGGGGTCTCTCTTAATCTGTCTGAACATGAAAGTGCCATGTCATCTTTATCGAGCATTGACACCAGTATGTTCTCATCATTCTTACTATTTACTCCATAGCTAGATTTGCCATACCAAATTAGTTCCCCTCAATTTGATGCGGCTTCCCTACTCACTAAATGAAGGAATTGAGGGGACAGAGGGAACAGTTTATTCAAAAGGAGTTTTCATTCTGAAGATTCAAATTCCTGAAAGGTTTGTTTTGATTAATATGGAAACCAACTCCCTTCCCTTTATAGTTTACATGTTCTGACAGTCATGCTTTTGCTGAGATACTGATATCCTTTTCAACCGCCTAATGTCACTTTTGTTACTCCAATATATCATCCCAATATCGACAATGGAGGACGCATTTGCCTTGATATTCTAAATTTACCTCCAAAGGTAATTTATATGAAATATTTTATGACTAGATGAATTATCTTGCACATAAAGATAGTCCTAAAATACAATTTTTTCTCTGGATAatgaatactccctccgtcccatattaagtgtcgaaatattacatgtatctaaacgttttttaggtgtagatacatccataattgaacaaatttgagacagttaatatgggacggagggagtaccactTTGCAGGGTGCCTGGCAACCGTCACTCAACATTTCCACTGTTTTGACAAGCA
The Brachypodium distachyon strain Bd21 chromosome 2, Brachypodium_distachyon_v3.0, whole genome shotgun sequence genome window above contains:
- the LOC100841531 gene encoding uncharacterized protein C24H6.02c — protein: MTTTLVAYGCLTALPFSVSHCVRVVPPSRVSLTSSKPRALATGLRVSYHRRRLHVSACSSEVDADATELPAEATFDLKLPRRSLLVQFTCNKCDARTNRLINRVAYERGTVFLQCAGCQVYHKFVDNLGLIVEYDLREENGMNTCTED